The Leptolyngbya sp. FACHB-261 DNA window TGGCCTTCTATGTGACCTTTTGCTCTGGGCTTCCAGATCTTGCTCTGCAGCTCTCACAGCCGCTAACGTGCAGATGAGGTTCCATTCATTCCGAGGTGCGGCTTCTGGAGTGAGGTCACTGGCGTTAATCCGTTTTACAGGAAGATCAATGGGATAATCAAAACTTAGCTTGATCTGCAACGTCTCTCCCGCTCGCCAAGAACTCCGCAACCTCCCAATCTCCTGGTGAATCTCGGCTAGGATATGTCGGCGTACGAAAGCCGCAAACTCTGGGTCTGCTGACTCTTTTACCCACTCTGTATCAAACTCTCCACCCTCGAACAGTACCTCGTATTCTGTATAGATTTCACCTTCAGTTGGAGCACGCCCGTAGAGAACTGTGAACTCCGCTTTGAGCGCTGAGAGTCACTTGCAAGGACAACCCAGAATCAAGAGCGTAGGACAGGTCTGAAGATCATTGCTGTCTCGCCCTGTTCCAAAATGAGTTAAATCACCTGGCTTGGCCTGCGCTACCCATTGGATAACGCCCGCGTTCGGGTCCACCTCCCGCTCATAAGCAAGCCAAGCCTCCGCTCTATGCTGGGCATCTGAGGAACGGTGCTGTCCCATTCTTCCTAACCCAGCAACTTGAGTAATTTGTAATTGTGCTTGGGTCTCAACTCGTTGCCTAACTTGTACGATTTCCGCTTGAGCCACCCCTGAAGATTGAGCAAAATACCGCAGCTTCTGTCTTCAAAAGGGCACTGCAAACTTCTATCGAACCAAAGGTTGTTCACGATAGAGAAGTGTTGGTAAGCGGATCCGGATCAAGTGCTCAACGCCTATCGGCATCAAAGGTTTTACACGGCTCAGCCTTGGGTGGAGGCGCATTAAAGGAGAAGTGCTCAACGCCTATCGGCATCAAAGGTTTTTCACTTCGTAACACGGACTATCTTCCCCGAATCCCTTTAAAGTGCTCAACGCCTATCGGCATCAAAGGTTTTTCACACTTTGGCCTTTGCGGGCTCGGCAACCTACTGGGTGTGCTCAACGCCTATCGGCATCAAAGGTTTTTCACAAATCGCCTCTAGCCGCCATTTCTTTGCCGCCGATGGTGCTCAACGCCTATCGGCATCAAAGGTTTTTCACTCCCTGTCACTGTTGCTGCTGTGCGGGCTGCTGGAGTGCTCAACGCCTGTCGGCATCAAAGGTTTTTCACCACCCATAGCGACTAAATACTTTTCGCTGAAGCGATGTGCTCAACGCCTGTCGGCATCAAAGGTTTTTCACAAAGTGTGAGCTTGATCGCAGATGTTACTCAGTGGCGGTGCTCAACGCCTATCGGCATCAAAGGTCTTTCACAACGGGCTCAGGCTCTGGTGAATGGCGTTATTCCGTGCTCAACGCCTATCGGCATCAAAGGTCTTTCACACGGGGCAACACAAACTTGATCAGGGGCTTAGTGGTGTGCTCAACGCCTGTCGGCGTCAAAGGTCTTTCACCCACAGAGGAAGGCATGATTGAGCCTTTCTGTGACGTGCTCAACGCCTGTCGGCATCAAAGGTCTTTCACTTGCTGAATCCAGTCTTGAGGTTGCATTTCCGTCTCGTGCTCAACGCCTGTCGGCATCAAAGGTCTTTCACGAGGAAGGAGAGGCAATTCCCGACGTTTGACCAGTAGTGCTCAACGCCTGTCGGCGTCAAAGGTCTTTCACGAATTGGTTGATGGCGGCAAAACCACTAGTCAAATGTGCTCAACGCCTGTCGGCATCAGAGGTCTTTCCCTGATCAATTCGGCCACATCGCCTTTTACGCGCCTTGGGTGTGCTCAACGCCTGTCGGCATCAAAGGTCTTTCACCGGTTCTGACTGAGCCCGAAGCAATCTTTGTGCTGACGTGCTCAACGCCTATCGGCATCAAAGGTTTTTCTCATAGGGCACCATACCCCGTCAGTCTGCCCGTGCTGGTGCTCAACGCCTATTGGCATCAAAGGTTTTTCTCATAGGGCACCATACCCCGTCAGTCTGCCCGTGCTGGTGCTCAACGCCTATTGGCATCAAAGGTTTTTCACCGCTCAATTCTGCATCCTAGTTTGCGGAGTTCAAGGTGCTCAACGCCTATCGGCATCAAAGGTTTTTCACGTGCCGTGCCGGTTAGCGCTGGTCAGTGAGTCGATGTGCTCAACGCCTATCGGCATCAAAGGTTTTTCACGGTGCTTTTGCGGTCGCTTCTGGCAGCATTGATTTGTGCTCAACGCCTATCGGCATCAAAGGTTTTTCACCAGGAGGAATCTGCATGGCTGGCTCTCGAAAATGGTTGTGCTCAACGCCTATCGGCATCAAAGGTTTTTCACATGTATGGAGGTGGTTGGTCATGATTGGTGAAATTGGTGCTCAACGCCTATCGGCATCAAAGGTTTTTCACTTGAGCAGTTTGCGGAGGGGTGAGCGGGGTTTAAGGTGCTCAACGCCTATCGGCATCAAAGGTTTTTCACGGATGGAAGATGGAGCTACTGAGCAAATGGGGAGAGTGCTCAACGCCTATCGGCATCAAAGGTTTTTCACCTCTGCGTTGATTTTGTCGGCAAAGGCTTTATGAGGTGCTCAACGCCTATCGGCATCAAAGGTTTTTCACCTATCGGGCATTAGGCAAGCTTGTCTCTGAGCGACTTATGTGCTCAACGCCTATCGGCATCAAAGGTTTTTCACCCTCGCTATCTGTTCGGCGTTCCTGGCAGAGATGCGTGCTCAACGCCTATCGGCATCAAAGGTTTTTCACTGATCACCCCATCGTTGAGGACCATGATTCCAGCGGTGCTCAACGCCTATCGGCATCAAAGGTTTTTCACTCAGCATGTTGCCGGGAAGCATTTCGTCGTAGTAGGGTGCTCAACGCCTATCGGCATCAAAGGTTTTTCACGCTCCTTACTTCAATGGGCCACCAGAGACGATGACGTGCTCAACGCCTATCGGCATCAAAGGTTTTTCACGCAGGATATCCGCTTGTACTAATAACTGAGTCTCGCGTGCTCAACGCCTATCGGCATCAAAGGTTTTTCACCTGCGAGTTTTCTTCACCCCATTTCCCTAGTTTCTCTGGTGCTCAACGCCTATCGGCATCAAAGGTTTTTCACAATTAATAGGAAGCTTCCTATCTTCCACACTGATGTGCTCAACGCCTATCGGCATCAAAGGTTTTTCACCGGCTTGCGCTTTCAGATCTACACAGGCACAGTGAAGTGCTCAACGCCTATCGGCATCAAAGGTTTTTCACTTTTTAAGGTGCATCAGCCAATCATGCAGTTGACGATGTGCTCAACGCCTATCGGCATCAAAGGTTTTCCACCTGTGGTAATTGCATTAAACCGCCACTATCTTGTGGTGCTCAACGCCTATCGGCATCAAAGGTTTTTCACCTATAACGGTGGCTTCAGGCTGGAATATGATGTGAGTGCTCAACGCCTATCGGCATCAAAGGTTTTTCACTGCTTGAAACTCAATCGCCTGTATCGGTCCCTGGTGTGCTCAACGCCTATCGGCATCAAAGGTTTTTCACAAGCAGCGTCAGTTGCCTCCAAATAATGGCAGGTAGTGCTCAACGCCTATCGGCATCAAAGGTTTTTCACACACACTACAGCCGCGGTTCCCGGTAATGCCGCCAAGTGCTCAACGCCTATCGGCATCAAAGGTTTTTCACGAGTTTGACTTAGGTTTGGAGTTTTATGGCTCCTGTGCTCAACGCCTATCGGCATCAAAGGTTTTTCACAATTCTCTATAAACTTGTCCGCCGCCTACATTCTCGTGCTCAACGCCTATCGGCATCAAAGGTTTTTCACTATTTATCAATCCCCGTGATTACAATCCCGGTATGTGCTCAACGCCTATCGGCATCAAAGGTTTTTCACTTACGAGGTCGAGAGACAGAGAACGCTGAGATCTAGTGCTCAACGCCTATCGGCATCAAAGGTTTTTCACCAGGTCTGGCGGTTCATCATCCTCAAATTCTGGATGTGCTCAACGCCTATCGGCATCAAAGGTTTTTCACTCGTTATAGCTTTCCGGTGTTTCGTTGAGAATTCTGAAGCTGTGCTCAACGCCTATCGGCATCAAAGGTTTTTCACACTCAGAGAGGATGTCTTCCCAAAGATCATGGTCTGGTGCTCAACGCCTATCGGCATCAAAGGTTTTTCACTCAGGGCTGCAACGAGGTCAACGAAGACCACTTCGAGTGCTCAACGCCTATCGGCATCAAAGGTTTTTCACTGGGGGGCGTAGCTTTGCGAGCTTAAACCTATGATGAGTGCTCAACGCCTATCGGCATCAAAGGTTTTTCACCGGTATTGACAGATGCCTATGGTCCTCTTTATCCGCCGTGCTCAACGCCTATCGGCATCAAAGGTTTTTCACCCCCTGAATGTCTGACTTACAGACCGTGTTTAGCTTCCGTGCTCAACGCCTATCGGCATCAAAGGTTTTTCACCACTCGTGCTTAACGTTGGGGTGAAAAATGTCCGAGTGCTCAACGCCTATCGGCATCAAAGGTTTTTCACTCCTACAACTGCTTCAGTGGGCAACGGCTTCCCGATGTGCTCAACGCCTATCGGCATCAAAGGTTTTTCACCTCGGCAAGTAATTTCACCCCAGCCTAGGGGGATTGGTCGTGCTCAACGCCTATCGGCATCAAAGGTTTTTCACCCTGCAATCCAACCATGCAAACTCTGCTCTTAAGGTGCTCAACGCCTATCGGCATCAAAGGTTTTTCACTCTGGGATTCCACTCTGACGGTGAGGTCGGAAAGGGGTGCTCAACGCCTATCGGCATCAAAGGTTTTTCACCACTGCTGCCTACGGAATCGCCCGTGCTTGGATCGTGCTCAACGCCTATCGGCATCAAAGGTTTTTCACGCCTGCATTTCTACCAAGTAAATCGTTAACTGAAAGTGCTCAACGCCTATCGGCATCAAAGGTTTTTCACTATAATCCCTAAGCTGGCGGAAGGATTGCCGTTATAGGTGCTCAACGCCTATCGGCATCAAAGGTTTTTCACATCGCTAATAGCTGGCGACTTAGAAGCTAGAGCAGGTGCTCAACGCCTATCGGCATCAAAGGTTTTTCACCTCCTCACTCAAAAGCTTAAGCCCTTGAGATAGCATCTGGTGCTCAACGCCTATCGGCATCAAAGGTTTTTCACCTGATTGAGTCTATATCTGCCGCAGTGTGCATTTGGTGCTCAACGCCTATCGGCATCAAAGGTTTTTCACATAAGCCCGATAGAGCGCTTAAGCCATCAAATTTGTGCTCAACGCCTATCGGCATCAAAGGTTTTTCACCCATGCCCTGCTCGTCTGTATGCAGCCTGTTCTTCGTGCTCAACGCCTATCGGCATCAAAGGTTTTTCACTTTATGGCAACTGAACTTTACCCGCTACTCTCAAGTGCTCAACGCCTATCGGCATCAAAGGTTTTTCACGGGGCCTCTTTATTGCGCACTCTATCTGCGAGGGGTGCTCAACGCCTATCGGCATCAAAGGTTTTTCACGTTTGAATTGCGATTCAGCAGTCCTTGTTGTTTCCGTGCTCAACGCCTATCGGCATCAAAGGTTTTTCACAATACAGGGGTAAAAATCGGCTTAGGGATTCACCAGTGCTCAACGCCTATCGGCATCAAAGGTTTTTCACTGCCATTCTGCGGCTGCCGTTGGTTCTTCAGTGCGTGCTCAACGCCTATCGGCATCAAAGGTTTTTCACGTGTCTTTGATGCTTAGCGCCTCGCCTGCGACTGGTGCTCAACGCCTATCGGCATCAAAGGTTTTTCACGTTCACTGGTCGCGGCGAGTTCACTGGTCGCAGCGAAGTGCTCAACGCCTATCGGCATCAAAGGTTTTTCACAATCCAACTCAGTCGGGCTTGGTGCGACACCCATGTGCTCAACGCCTATCGGCATCAAAGGTTTTTCACCTCTTGCAAAACTTCGCAAGTCCCGAACAATCCGAGCAAGTGCTCAACGCCTATCGGCATCAAAGGTTTTTCACATGGTAGAGGATCGGGATGGGGTGCTCCTACTGGCTCGTGCTCAACGCCTATCGGCATCAAAGGTTTTTCACTGCGGGAGCTAAAAGCTTTGCTCTGTAAGGGGTGGGGAGCGAATTCTCAAGGCTCCGTCCTAAGGCAGCAATATCACAGCAAAGCTGAGACGTTGCTGCCTTAGGACGGAGCCTGAAAGCCATGTACGGACTGAGCTTCTGTAGTTGCAAGCATCTGCAGAAGCTAGAGAAGCCCGCCGAAGCCTGGCCTAGATTGGATTCGAAGCAGGAAACGCACCAGAGGCAGACCTTACAGCCACAGATCCTTGTATCAGACAATCCGATATCCCTCACTACTGGCAGGCCAAGCTTCCGGGTGATTGCACACCTGAACCCTCTCGACACAGCGATTGCACAGGCCAGCAAGTAGCAAGCTATCTTCTGCTGCCAGGACCTTCTCCAACTCCCAGCGCAATTTCTCGCGGTCCCGCTGGCTCAGCCAGCAGCGGAAGATTGACAATTGCAAACTCTCACCGTAGCCCTGAAGCAGTTTGTAAGCCTTCCGCCAGCGCTTTGGCTCGCGAATATCGTAGCAAACGAGATACCAATTTTTCGCTTCCCCCATAGTAGTCCTCAGCGCAGAATTAACTGACCGAACAAGCCACCTTCTCCCATCCACTCTTTTTCTAGAAGGCGTACTTCCAGCTCAAATAGACGGCGATAAGTCAGCGAGTAGCCAGTCACAGGATGTTTCCAGCTCTCCTCTTTGCGCCGCTCGTACAAGGTGATAAGCTTCTGCCGCCCGCTCTGGCTCAGCCAGACTTGCCCACCCCTTATCTCAAAATCGGTCTTGATGTCCCACTGTCCTCGATTGACTGAGCCTACTACTAGCAAGTCCACCAGTGGCACACGGAATATCTCCATGAGATCGAGAGCAAGGGGAGCTGCTTGGGAGCGAGGCTGATGATAGAAGCCAAGGGCTGGTTCTAGACCAACAGCTAGGATCGCGTTCATCACGTCCTTAAGTAGCAGAGCGTAGCCAAAACTCAGTAGGGCATTAAAGCGATCCTTGGGAGGACGTCGGTTGCGACCATTGAAGTGCATTTCTGGTGCAACACCTTTGCCAATTAGGTAAGGCAAAGCACCGAAATAGAGTGCAGCTAAATTACCTTCAATACCCAGCAGAGAGTCTAGGGATTCGGCTTTGGAAACTTGTTTGGGTGTGGCCTTCATCTGGGTGATGGCCTGCCGCAATGCTTCCGGAACTTCAGCACTGCCCCTCGTGCCCCGCATCAAAAACTTGCGCTGCCCTTGTCCACGACAAAGCACCAATTTCTGTGCCAGTGATAGACACTGCCCAGGATCACTCAAAGCAGCATACTGACGAATGCGCCGTTGAATGCTGCCCTGCCGATTA harbors:
- the cas2 gene encoding CRISPR-associated endonuclease Cas2 — its product is MGEAKNWYLVCYDIREPKRWRKAYKLLQGYGESLQLSIFRCWLSQRDREKLRWELEKVLAAEDSLLLAGLCNRCVERVQVCNHPEAWPASSEGYRIV